One segment of Bradyrhizobium sp. CB2312 DNA contains the following:
- the nthB gene encoding nitrile hydratase subunit beta: MNGVHDMGGMDGFGKVEPEPNEPMFHEEWESRVLAMVRAMGAAGAFNIDTSRFYRETLPPHVYLSSSYYKKWFLGLEEMLIEKGYLSREEVAAGHAMQPGKALKHGKFDLANVERVMVRGKFARPAPAPAKFKIGDRVRAKNIHPTTHTRLPRYVRGHVGVVELNHGCHVFPDSAAMELGENPQWLYTVVFDGNDLWGADGDPTLKVSIDAFEPYLDPA, encoded by the coding sequence CGGCGTCCACGACATGGGCGGCATGGACGGCTTCGGCAAGGTCGAGCCCGAGCCGAACGAGCCGATGTTTCATGAGGAATGGGAGTCGCGCGTGTTGGCCATGGTGCGCGCGATGGGCGCAGCCGGTGCCTTCAACATCGACACCTCGCGCTTCTACCGCGAGACGCTGCCGCCGCATGTGTATCTGTCGAGCTCCTACTACAAGAAATGGTTTTTGGGCCTCGAGGAGATGCTGATCGAGAAGGGCTACCTCAGCCGTGAGGAGGTCGCTGCCGGTCACGCCATGCAGCCCGGAAAGGCGCTCAAGCACGGCAAGTTCGATCTCGCCAATGTCGAGCGCGTGATGGTGCGCGGCAAGTTCGCCCGCCCTGCTCCGGCGCCGGCGAAATTCAAGATCGGCGATCGCGTCCGCGCGAAGAACATCCATCCGACCACGCACACACGGCTGCCGCGCTATGTCCGCGGCCATGTCGGTGTCGTCGAGCTCAACCACGGCTGCCACGTGTTTCCGGACTCGGCGGCGATGGAGCTCGGCGAGAATCCGCAATGGCTCTACACCGTGGTGTTCGACGGCAACGATCTCTGGGGCGCAGACGGCGATCCGACGCTGAAGGTCTCGATCGACGCGTTCGAGCCCTATCTGGATCCGGCGTGA